The following are encoded in a window of Campylobacterota bacterium genomic DNA:
- a CDS encoding leucyl aminopeptidase, which produces MKQMTLARALCCIMALFVSLTSATAKTKQSLRKHRIDGEQKRCPDVAIYNSNVAVKLSPQSLWQTQANVHVVFVNHELVPLNTAQALENIEESMQEQIITILKRVHFEGKVGQTYLYTPTDEGRSHCLFVGLGELHHTGERNLELFRRAIGHAVKEAKKLQANNVALALPDASFFDINTQNLIHHATCAYHLAYYSFDTFKSNNEDAKNNPCVVWLTGLEKTDENNTAVEFGNILGNATNMARHWGDLPANILTPSEFATEAKRLAEKYDFSCTILEEEDAEELKMGGFLAVTSGSQQDGKFVILEYDSGLENAPTIALCGKGVTFDTGGVSLKPATGMTDMKYDMCGAAAVIATMSVIAQLKPAVNVVGITPMVENMPDGNAARQDDIIRAMNGKSIEVKNTDAEGRLILSDALCYAESFYQPDVIIDIATLTGACKHALGHFYAGLVSNDKNLTNQLVTSGQRSGDRVWQMPFDEDYKQANKSSVADVANTPSNTYLAGCISGGCFLSEFIRDTKWAHIDTSGTAKRVPGINYLGEGGTGAGVRLLTDFIMNYKI; this is translated from the coding sequence GTGAAACAGATGACCTTAGCTCGTGCATTGTGTTGTATCATGGCGTTGTTTGTAAGTCTTACGTCGGCAACCGCAAAAACAAAACAATCATTGCGTAAGCATCGAATAGATGGCGAACAAAAACGTTGCCCCGATGTTGCCATCTATAACAGCAATGTAGCCGTTAAACTCAGTCCACAAAGCCTATGGCAGACTCAAGCAAATGTTCATGTCGTTTTTGTCAACCACGAGTTAGTACCACTCAATACAGCACAAGCCTTGGAAAACATTGAAGAAAGCATGCAAGAGCAAATTATAACCATACTCAAACGAGTTCATTTTGAGGGTAAAGTAGGCCAAACCTACCTTTATACACCAACAGATGAAGGCCGCTCTCACTGTCTGTTCGTCGGGCTGGGCGAACTCCACCACACAGGAGAGCGTAACCTTGAGCTATTCAGACGAGCAATTGGCCATGCGGTGAAAGAAGCAAAAAAATTACAAGCAAATAATGTCGCTCTAGCACTACCCGATGCAAGTTTTTTTGATATCAATACGCAAAACTTAATACATCATGCAACATGTGCTTATCACTTGGCATACTATTCATTTGACACATTTAAATCAAACAATGAAGACGCAAAAAATAACCCATGTGTGGTTTGGCTGACAGGCCTTGAAAAAACTGACGAAAACAACACAGCAGTCGAATTTGGCAATATACTGGGAAATGCAACTAATATGGCACGTCATTGGGGAGATCTACCCGCAAATATTTTAACTCCATCAGAATTTGCTACAGAAGCAAAAAGACTTGCAGAAAAATATGATTTTAGCTGCACTATCCTGGAGGAAGAAGATGCAGAGGAACTAAAAATGGGCGGTTTCCTCGCGGTTACCAGCGGCTCACAACAAGATGGAAAATTTGTTATTCTTGAGTACGATTCTGGCCTTGAAAACGCACCAACTATTGCCCTGTGCGGCAAGGGTGTAACCTTTGATACTGGTGGCGTTAGCTTGAAACCAGCCACCGGCATGACAGACATGAAGTATGACATGTGTGGCGCTGCTGCAGTTATCGCAACCATGAGCGTAATTGCTCAACTAAAACCAGCCGTCAATGTTGTTGGAATCACCCCCATGGTTGAGAACATGCCTGATGGCAATGCAGCTCGTCAAGACGATATTATCAGAGCGATGAATGGTAAAAGTATCGAAGTTAAAAATACCGATGCTGAAGGTCGCCTTATTTTGTCTGATGCACTTTGCTATGCTGAAAGCTTTTATCAGCCAGATGTTATTATCGATATAGCAACCCTAACTGGAGCTTGCAAACATGCTCTGGGACACTTTTATGCTGGCCTTGTGAGTAATGACAAAAATCTTACCAATCAACTTGTTACCAGTGGACAACGTAGTGGTGATAGAGTTTGGCAAATGCCATTTGACGAAGACTACAAGCAAGCAAATAAATCATCCGTTGCTGACGTCGCCAACACACCTTCAAATACTTATCTTGCGGGCTGCATCTCTGGTGGTTGTTTTTTAAGTGAATTTATCCGCGACACTAAGTGGGCACACATTGATACCTCTGGCACAGCAAAAAGGGTTCCAGGGATCAACTACCTCGGTGAAGGTGGTACCGGTGCAGGCGTACGTCTGCTCACAGACTTTATTATGAATTATAAGATATAA
- a CDS encoding leucyl aminopeptidase, whose product MLNVALSQKKFWDNDVEGYILLLDDKLSSLTPEANLEHIEQNYYTRLKDILKKHQFEGKKGQSFVLTESKNDKLIQFIFIGVGSLPDSWDRNLEILRRAIGSGIGQLKRLSIQNAVVALPAVDKFNVNDTELLKQLVITAYMADYEFITFKTGKKGKEWNGKLFIAVDSAIEQEHFIPRLTHGQTIGQAMNMARHWADLPANILTPTELAKQAQELADKHGLKATIFGQERAQELGMGAFLSVDRGSEQEGKFIVLEYHTDKKDAPTIALCGKGVMFDTGGISLKPSNYMTGMKYDMSGAAAVLATMSILSVFKPKVNVVGITPLVENMPGGNASRQDDVVTALNGKTIEIQNTDAEGRLILADALCYAEKFYSPEIIIDIATLTGACVHALGHFYSGIMGNDEALSKKLVEAGTLTGDRVWPLPFDEDYKKSNDSDVADVNNSGSRAYLAGTIIGACFLSEFVDKAKWAHIDIAGTSNDVPAVNYLGKGATGAGIRLLTEFVMSYK is encoded by the coding sequence ATGTTGAACGTTGCTTTAAGCCAAAAAAAATTTTGGGACAACGACGTTGAGGGTTATATTTTGCTGCTTGATGACAAGCTAAGCTCTCTGACACCCGAGGCAAATCTTGAACATATTGAACAGAATTACTACACCCGACTAAAAGATATTTTAAAAAAGCATCAATTCGAAGGGAAAAAAGGCCAGTCTTTTGTTTTAACCGAAAGTAAAAATGACAAGCTCATTCAGTTCATTTTTATTGGAGTTGGTAGCCTACCTGACAGCTGGGACCGCAACCTGGAAATCTTACGCCGCGCAATCGGCTCAGGCATTGGCCAGCTTAAAAGACTTTCCATTCAAAACGCTGTTGTTGCCCTACCAGCAGTAGACAAGTTTAATGTCAACGATACTGAGCTACTCAAACAACTCGTCATCACTGCTTATATGGCCGACTATGAATTTATTACTTTTAAAACAGGCAAAAAAGGCAAAGAATGGAACGGCAAACTTTTTATCGCCGTTGACAGTGCAATTGAGCAGGAACATTTTATTCCGCGCCTTACACACGGCCAAACCATTGGGCAAGCTATGAATATGGCACGTCACTGGGCTGACCTACCAGCAAACATTCTCACCCCAACCGAGCTTGCCAAACAAGCACAAGAGCTGGCTGACAAACATGGACTTAAGGCGACCATATTTGGCCAAGAACGAGCACAAGAGCTTGGCATGGGAGCATTTCTTTCTGTAGACCGAGGCTCTGAGCAGGAAGGCAAATTTATTGTTCTTGAATACCATACTGATAAAAAAGATGCCCCGACCATTGCTTTGTGCGGAAAGGGCGTCATGTTTGACACCGGGGGCATTAGCCTGAAGCCATCAAACTACATGACCGGCATGAAATACGATATGTCTGGAGCTGCTGCGGTACTGGCAACCATGAGTATTTTGTCTGTGTTTAAGCCTAAAGTTAATGTCGTTGGTATTACCCCGCTGGTTGAAAACATGCCGGGCGGAAATGCCTCACGTCAAGACGATGTCGTTACCGCACTTAACGGTAAAACCATCGAGATTCAAAACACCGACGCGGAAGGTCGACTTATTTTAGCCGACGCACTCTGCTATGCTGAAAAATTTTATTCTCCAGAAATTATCATCGATATCGCAACACTAACCGGCGCCTGCGTCCATGCACTTGGACACTTTTACTCGGGCATCATGGGCAACGATGAAGCATTGAGCAAAAAACTTGTCGAAGCCGGCACCTTGACTGGTGATCGAGTTTGGCCACTACCATTTGATGAAGACTACAAAAAATCTAATGATTCTGACGTTGCCGACGTCAACAATTCAGGCTCACGAGCATACCTTGCAGGTACCATCATTGGCGCATGCTTTTTAAGCGAGTTTGTTGATAAAGCAAAATGGGCACACATTGACATAGCAGGAACATCAAACGACGTACCAGCTGTAAATTACCTAGGAAAGGGTGCAACGGGTGCAGGCATCAGACTTTTAACCGAATTTGTGATGAGCTACAAATAA
- a CDS encoding iron-sulfur cluster assembly scaffold protein, with the protein MNNLYQEELIEHFKYPSNNKVVDQPDFMCAQFNPSCGDKVSIMGKLDGHTISDIGFQGSGCVISQAAASMLTEECLGNSVDHAKNLNQTTIKTMVGLDLGPTRLKCALLCLHALHDALKNIEKK; encoded by the coding sequence ATGAACAATCTGTATCAAGAAGAACTGATAGAACATTTCAAGTATCCCAGCAACAATAAAGTGGTTGATCAACCTGACTTTATGTGTGCACAATTCAATCCATCATGCGGCGATAAAGTCAGCATTATGGGAAAACTGGACGGACACACTATTTCAGACATCGGCTTTCAAGGCTCGGGATGTGTTATCAGTCAGGCAGCTGCATCTATGCTGACAGAAGAATGTCTTGGCAACAGCGTTGATCACGCAAAAAATCTCAATCAGACAACAATCAAAACTATGGTTGGACTTGATCTAGGACCAACTCGCCTCAAGTGCGCCCTGCTGTGCCTTCATGCACTTCATGATGCGCTAAAAAATATCGAGAAAAAATAA
- the sufS gene encoding SufS family cysteine desulfurase, whose amino-acid sequence MDFKKVKNDFPLLANNPALSYLDSGATSQKPEVVIDAISNYYKEANANVHRAIYPLGERATMLYEQTREKVAKFINAASSCEVVFTKGTTESINFVAHSWALDHLKAGDEIVLTKTEHHANLLPWQLVAKQTGAKLVFVPLNTQTFECDDAQSVITSKTRLITVTQSSNVIGDIWQDGQLEAVIKKAHAVGARVLVDAAQTPAHARLDVQKLGADFVVFSPHKMFGPTGVGVLYIKQALHDDVRPYQVGGSMIFSATFNDATWAQAPQKFEAGTPPIASVIGLGAAIDYIEKNIDFDELKKHEAGLCAQLIDGLEKLDGVHIAGNKNKLRSSGHLVSFWVEDAHAHDVATFLGMHGVALRAGHHCAQPLANLLGVQSLLRASLCAYNNSEDIKKLLIGLEQTLTSIRSLSNKKSHEQSVSRRTDRTFQVSQQQ is encoded by the coding sequence ATGGACTTTAAAAAAGTAAAAAACGATTTCCCATTACTTGCAAATAACCCTGCACTCAGCTACCTGGATAGTGGCGCAACAAGCCAAAAGCCTGAAGTAGTTATTGATGCTATCTCAAACTACTATAAAGAGGCTAATGCAAACGTACATCGTGCAATCTATCCCCTAGGCGAGCGTGCCACAATGCTGTATGAACAAACACGTGAAAAAGTAGCAAAATTTATCAATGCTGCCAGCTCATGTGAAGTTGTCTTTACCAAGGGTACGACAGAAAGTATCAACTTTGTAGCGCACAGCTGGGCACTGGATCATCTCAAAGCAGGTGATGAGATCGTTTTAACCAAAACAGAGCACCATGCAAATCTGCTTCCATGGCAACTAGTGGCAAAGCAAACTGGCGCTAAGCTCGTGTTTGTCCCACTCAACACACAAACGTTTGAATGTGATGACGCACAATCTGTCATTACAAGTAAAACCAGATTGATTACAGTAACCCAGAGCTCAAATGTTATCGGTGACATCTGGCAGGATGGCCAACTTGAAGCTGTCATTAAAAAAGCTCACGCCGTTGGTGCACGAGTACTGGTTGATGCAGCACAAACACCTGCGCATGCAAGACTTGACGTACAAAAGCTTGGTGCAGATTTTGTTGTTTTTTCGCCGCATAAAATGTTTGGTCCAACTGGGGTTGGTGTTCTTTACATCAAGCAAGCACTGCATGATGACGTTCGGCCCTACCAGGTTGGTGGTTCGATGATTTTTTCTGCGACCTTCAATGATGCCACCTGGGCACAAGCACCACAAAAATTTGAAGCGGGCACCCCGCCTATTGCAAGCGTTATTGGCCTTGGCGCTGCCATTGACTACATCGAAAAAAATATAGATTTTGACGAACTAAAAAAGCATGAAGCTGGACTATGTGCTCAACTGATTGACGGACTTGAAAAACTTGATGGCGTTCATATAGCTGGCAACAAGAACAAACTACGCTCATCAGGCCACTTGGTCAGTTTTTGGGTTGAAGACGCACACGCACATGACGTAGCAACATTTCTAGGCATGCACGGCGTTGCGCTACGCGCCGGACATCATTGCGCACAGCCTCTGGCAAACCTACTGGGCGTTCAGTCACTGCTACGAGCAAGCCTTTGCGCCTACAATAACTCAGAAGATATTAAAAAATTGCTCATAGGACTTGAGCAAACACTGACAAGCATTAGGTCACTTTCAAATAAAAAAAGCCATGAACAATCTGTATCAAGAAGAACTGATAGAACATTTCAAGTATCCCAGCAACAATAA
- a CDS encoding WD40 repeat domain-containing protein — translation MKKYLPVFLSIISILSPNFIQASEKSYCFEYGFFQTPRGDHRAICDHGTITIYRKNAKGEYLRDELQIENKNFKQFAFNYNGDSFLLVFDTHIEYYYTGCGKTIIQDVKRVKSKYSFGKEKSCNKLGQDQLIHYVAPHPLHNGLAKYYSHNDENKIAIYNKDDEQTHDFSAPFSNSELVTMLFSPCGNFLIVQTRSETENCIYIFNLEKNEHECLSFTKPIKLIGFNPNSSLLAVQHGTNVSMIALENGELRPTKKNISCFAFAPNGQFAAYTTPDDPHIIYVYDRTGEHIASFSSWKKCRFTDLFFSTSGKSLIAITSYHCNKFNQEYFDVHFFDFEKKEQVDISDKISQDSLHLLANPYNAGCLSMMKINFQLMLFLNGPPSSAYKNSDNRLY, via the coding sequence ATGAAAAAATATTTACCAGTCTTTCTCTCCATCATATCTATCTTGTCACCAAACTTCATACAAGCAAGCGAAAAATCCTATTGTTTTGAATATGGTTTTTTTCAGACCCCACGTGGCGATCACAGGGCAATTTGTGACCATGGAACCATCACTATCTACAGAAAGAATGCAAAAGGCGAATATCTTCGTGACGAGCTTCAGATTGAAAACAAAAACTTCAAACAGTTTGCTTTTAATTATAATGGAGACTCATTTCTTTTAGTATTCGATACTCATATCGAATATTACTACACAGGATGTGGAAAAACAATCATACAAGATGTAAAACGTGTAAAATCTAAATACAGTTTTGGCAAAGAAAAAAGCTGCAACAAGCTCGGACAAGATCAGTTAATACATTATGTTGCGCCTCATCCATTACACAATGGTTTAGCAAAATATTACTCACACAACGATGAAAATAAGATAGCAATTTACAACAAAGACGATGAACAAACACATGACTTCTCAGCCCCCTTTTCCAACAGCGAACTCGTTACAATGCTTTTCAGCCCCTGCGGCAACTTTCTGATTGTTCAAACACGCAGCGAAACCGAAAACTGTATTTATATTTTCAACTTAGAAAAAAACGAACATGAATGCTTAAGCTTTACCAAGCCTATAAAACTCATAGGCTTCAATCCAAACAGTTCACTGCTTGCTGTACAACATGGCACTAACGTCTCCATGATTGCTCTTGAAAACGGTGAACTCCGCCCTACAAAAAAGAACATCTCATGCTTTGCCTTTGCCCCCAACGGCCAGTTTGCCGCATACACAACACCAGACGATCCACACATTATTTATGTTTATGATAGGACTGGCGAGCACATAGCCAGCTTTAGTAGTTGGAAAAAATGCAGATTTACTGATCTTTTTTTCTCAACATCTGGAAAATCATTAATCGCTATAACAAGCTACCACTGCAATAAATTCAATCAAGAATACTTTGATGTACACTTTTTTGACTTTGAAAAAAAAGAACAAGTTGATATATCTGATAAAATATCGCAGGATTCTTTGCATCTACTGGCTAACCCCTATAATGCAGGCTGCCTCTCCATGATGAAAATAAATTTTCAGTTGATGTTATTTCTTAATGGACCACCAAGCAGCGCTTACAAAAACAGTGATAATCGTTTATACTAG
- a CDS encoding rhodanese-like domain-containing protein, with translation MKNVGYLFLFAGFLLTSSYVEAKKRMKGDGMVAQNHLGIREVKAEALKDEMANNPNLVVINVLAKEYFNDAHITGSINKSLDNLDELLNEYSENTPLVVYCASYQCSASRDAYKKLVEMGFTNVRAYEGGMKEWLAKGFSHEGPAAKDYLKK, from the coding sequence ATGAAAAATGTTGGATATCTTTTTTTATTTGCAGGCTTTTTACTCACCAGTAGTTATGTTGAGGCAAAAAAGAGAATGAAAGGAGATGGAATGGTAGCGCAAAATCATTTAGGCATTCGTGAGGTTAAAGCAGAAGCGTTAAAAGACGAAATGGCCAATAATCCAAATTTGGTCGTTATTAATGTTTTGGCTAAGGAGTATTTTAATGATGCTCATATAACTGGTTCAATTAATAAATCACTTGATAATCTTGATGAATTACTCAACGAATACAGCGAAAATACCCCGCTGGTTGTTTACTGCGCGTCATATCAATGTAGTGCAAGTCGTGATGCCTATAAAAAGCTTGTTGAAATGGGCTTTACTAATGTGCGTGCTTATGAGGGCGGCATGAAAGAGTGGCTGGCGAAAGGCTTTTCCCATGAGGGGCCTGCTGCAAAGGATTATCTCAAAAAGTAG
- a CDS encoding GDP-mannose 4,6-dehydratase has product MATRAIVTGVFGQDGSYLAEFLLGQGYEVYGVYRRCIAHGEDENVAHLKNHQNFKLVESDILEYSSLTELISDTKPEFFFNLAAQSHVGYSFKVPIETFRVDAEAVIAQLDIIRRVSPKTRYYQASTSEMFGGIDCPKHGYTEQHPLNPCSPYAVAKVAAHHAVKNYRQAYGLFACSGILFNHSSPRRGYDFATRKITHGVAQIVAGKQQYLPMGNMDAFRDEGHAKDYVKAQYLMLMQDKADDYVVATGDGATIRQMLEYVCQLAGLAYDDVYRMNPEFMRPSDVPFLLGDSSKIRSIGWQPEYDWKKLLKEMFEHDCSLQSSANVNSLQIKRTQEFTSKTART; this is encoded by the coding sequence ATGGCAACACGAGCGATCGTTACTGGAGTGTTTGGGCAAGATGGGTCGTACCTGGCTGAGTTTTTGCTTGGGCAAGGGTATGAAGTGTATGGCGTCTATCGCCGTTGCATTGCTCATGGTGAGGATGAAAATGTTGCACATCTAAAAAATCACCAAAATTTCAAACTTGTTGAAAGCGATATTCTCGAGTATAGCTCATTGACTGAATTGATCAGCGACACTAAGCCAGAGTTTTTTTTCAATCTTGCAGCACAAAGTCATGTAGGTTACTCTTTCAAAGTTCCTATAGAAACGTTTCGCGTAGATGCTGAGGCGGTTATTGCACAGCTTGATATCATTCGTCGTGTCTCGCCAAAAACACGATATTATCAAGCAAGTACCAGTGAAATGTTTGGGGGTATTGATTGTCCCAAACATGGGTATACAGAGCAGCACCCACTTAATCCTTGCTCGCCTTATGCAGTAGCAAAAGTTGCCGCTCATCATGCGGTTAAAAATTATCGTCAAGCATATGGTTTGTTTGCTTGTTCGGGAATTTTGTTTAATCACAGTAGCCCGCGACGAGGGTATGATTTTGCAACGCGCAAAATTACTCACGGAGTTGCACAAATTGTCGCAGGTAAGCAGCAATATCTACCTATGGGTAACATGGATGCATTTCGTGATGAGGGGCATGCAAAAGATTATGTAAAGGCACAATATTTGATGTTGATGCAAGACAAAGCTGATGACTATGTTGTAGCAACGGGCGATGGTGCAACTATCAGGCAAATGCTTGAGTATGTTTGTCAGCTTGCAGGCCTTGCCTACGATGATGTCTATCGCATGAACCCAGAGTTTATGCGGCCAAGTGATGTACCGTTTTTACTCGGTGATTCGTCAAAAATACGTAGCATTGGTTGGCAGCCTGAGTACGATTGGAAAAAGCTGCTCAAGGAGATGTTTGAGCATGACTGCAGTTTGCAAAGCTCTGCCAATGTAAATAGTCTGCAGATTAAAAGGACACAGGAATTTACAAGCAAGACTGCTAGGACTTAG
- a CDS encoding ankyrin repeat domain-containing protein, which yields MKKYIFTIFIINACAASLFSLEQIRRNYSYPKTKLSKDYRTIIKKYGGVYFESDSPEKTISTTRKKEIQLIKTVSGDVSSAEKLFDAIFNNDYTHAKHILENTQSPQIVVNVQDHKGKTPLYCAVLYADEEMIDLLLHHGADVTIELKKSDAPSVLHAACQWQPWTVVLKLINRHPTFKENINYQPTILSKTLLYTACESQNTDVVRSLLAMGANKEAALTRFDLDSNIFTISIDDLPVCEEIQDLLNKY from the coding sequence ATGAAAAAATACATATTTACTATTTTTATTATCAATGCTTGCGCTGCTTCGCTTTTTTCACTCGAACAAATTAGGAGAAATTACAGCTACCCCAAAACTAAACTTTCAAAAGACTACAGAACTATAATAAAAAAATATGGGGGTGTTTATTTTGAGAGTGACAGCCCCGAGAAAACAATTTCTACAACTAGAAAAAAAGAAATTCAACTTATAAAAACTGTCTCTGGTGACGTTTCAAGCGCCGAAAAACTCTTCGATGCAATTTTTAACAACGATTACACACACGCAAAACACATTTTAGAGAATACTCAATCTCCTCAAATCGTAGTAAACGTACAAGATCACAAGGGAAAAACTCCATTATATTGCGCTGTTTTATACGCAGATGAAGAAATGATTGACCTTCTTTTACATCATGGCGCAGACGTTACCATAGAGCTTAAAAAATCAGATGCTCCATCTGTCTTACATGCAGCCTGTCAATGGCAACCATGGACAGTTGTACTGAAACTAATTAACAGGCATCCAACATTTAAGGAAAATATCAACTACCAGCCAACAATCCTTAGTAAAACCCTACTTTATACCGCATGCGAATCTCAAAACACCGATGTCGTAAGAAGTCTGCTTGCGATGGGCGCAAACAAAGAAGCAGCACTCACAAGGTTTGATCTGGACAGCAACATTTTTACGATTAGCATAGATGACTTACCTGTCTGTGAAGAAATTCAAGACCTTCTCAACAAATACTAA
- a CDS encoding NUDIX domain-containing protein, with protein sequence MQDGIEWVDLVDQNDCVVKQVCRNQAMLDGLKYIRAINVFIINQQGKLWIPRRAKTKRFYPGCLDVGVGGCVQAGETYDQACKRELQEEIGDSWKNKHIRSVVKLSPVNNPVSSFMHVYEMLVPTGFEISYPSEEFTEHFWLTPYEVIDRVARGDGAKSDLLHLIKIVYKI encoded by the coding sequence GTGCAGGATGGGATTGAATGGGTTGACCTAGTCGACCAAAATGATTGTGTGGTCAAACAAGTCTGTCGTAATCAAGCTATGCTTGATGGACTTAAGTATATTCGTGCCATTAACGTATTTATCATAAACCAGCAGGGAAAGTTGTGGATTCCTCGTCGGGCAAAAACAAAACGTTTTTACCCAGGGTGTCTAGATGTTGGGGTTGGTGGATGCGTGCAAGCAGGCGAGACTTACGACCAAGCTTGTAAGCGTGAGCTTCAGGAAGAAATTGGTGACAGTTGGAAAAACAAACATATTCGTTCGGTTGTCAAGCTAAGCCCAGTCAATAACCCGGTTTCATCATTCATGCACGTCTATGAAATGCTTGTTCCAACCGGTTTTGAAATTTCTTACCCTTCTGAGGAATTTACGGAGCATTTTTGGCTAACGCCTTATGAGGTTATTGATCGTGTTGCTCGTGGTGACGGGGCAAAAAGTGACTTGCTGCATCTCATAAAAATAGTGTATAAAATTTGA
- a CDS encoding ATP-grasp domain-containing protein, whose product MQHSFFKDQKHKITKVLIANRGEIALRIQHTCAMLGVKTVAVYEQSDQYCKFVTSANQAYQLSGQGALAYMAHEEIIEIALRAGADGLHPGYGFLSENAIFAQKVVDAGLVWIGPRPEVIELMGDKARARKFALQLNIPLVPGKAVSVTDADANQQARLVAQEIGFPLLLKDPLGGGGKGMRCVMQMQDFDKAWQALCGQVQRTTKAQSIVIERYVPVARHVEVQVAGDGAEVQHFYERECSIQRRHQKIIEEAPCRFVAQSVLERMYKAACRLAVAVGYDSIGTVEFMVCPDGQFYFLEMNTRLQVEHSVTEMTTGVDLVALQLELAAFKKLPVWATTVVRQGHAIECRVYAEDAAQKFMPSTGMVNVVSMPGGPDVRIDADVFAGFEVSQFFDPMIAKLTVSGTSREHAQSKMAHVLQQCILLGVKTNCVFLRNVLGSHEFVRGDFHTRWLEDPDVLQRLNTTDHNELEEILAACVVLLVQSKEKKQVSGGGDQRVCAYGWRRQTWG is encoded by the coding sequence ATGCAGCATAGTTTTTTCAAAGATCAAAAACATAAAATCACAAAAGTTCTCATTGCCAATCGTGGCGAGATAGCGCTTCGTATCCAGCATACATGTGCGATGTTGGGTGTTAAAACAGTTGCGGTGTATGAGCAAAGCGATCAGTACTGTAAATTTGTGACTAGTGCAAATCAAGCTTACCAACTTTCAGGGCAGGGTGCGTTGGCCTACATGGCCCATGAAGAAATTATCGAAATTGCATTACGTGCTGGTGCTGATGGGCTCCACCCAGGCTATGGCTTTCTGTCGGAAAATGCCATTTTTGCTCAAAAAGTTGTTGATGCCGGGCTTGTGTGGATTGGGCCACGACCAGAAGTTATTGAGTTGATGGGAGACAAGGCACGCGCACGCAAATTTGCGCTGCAGCTTAATATTCCACTTGTGCCGGGCAAGGCGGTCTCCGTAACAGATGCTGACGCCAATCAGCAAGCGCGTTTAGTTGCCCAGGAAATCGGTTTTCCATTATTGCTCAAGGATCCGTTAGGAGGTGGCGGCAAGGGAATGCGTTGTGTTATGCAGATGCAAGATTTTGATAAGGCCTGGCAAGCGCTGTGTGGGCAGGTACAGCGTACGACAAAGGCTCAATCGATTGTTATTGAGCGCTATGTTCCGGTAGCACGGCACGTTGAAGTGCAAGTTGCAGGAGACGGGGCTGAGGTGCAGCATTTTTATGAGCGTGAATGTTCAATTCAACGTCGGCACCAAAAAATTATTGAAGAAGCTCCATGTCGGTTTGTAGCGCAAAGTGTTTTGGAAAGAATGTACAAGGCCGCATGTCGACTGGCTGTTGCTGTTGGTTACGATAGTATTGGAACAGTCGAGTTCATGGTATGTCCTGATGGTCAGTTTTATTTTCTTGAAATGAATACACGTCTGCAGGTTGAGCATTCGGTTACAGAAATGACCACGGGAGTTGACCTGGTTGCCTTGCAGCTTGAGCTTGCAGCGTTTAAAAAATTACCTGTGTGGGCAACCACTGTGGTGCGACAAGGACATGCAATTGAATGTCGTGTGTATGCAGAAGATGCGGCTCAAAAATTTATGCCATCAACAGGCATGGTCAATGTCGTCAGTATGCCAGGTGGACCAGATGTGCGCATAGACGCTGATGTATTTGCAGGTTTTGAAGTATCGCAGTTTTTTGATCCGATGATTGCAAAGCTTACTGTGAGCGGGACTAGTCGAGAGCATGCTCAGAGCAAGATGGCACATGTATTGCAGCAATGTATCTTGCTTGGTGTTAAAACAAATTGTGTATTCTTGCGTAATGTTCTTGGCTCACATGAATTTGTTCGCGGTGACTTTCATACTCGTTGGCTAGAAGACCCTGATGTACTACAGCGTTTAAATACTACCGATCACAATGAACTGGAAGAAATACTTGCTGCTTGTGTTGTTTTACTCGTTCAATCAAAAGAAAAAAAGCAAGTGAGTGGTGGTGGCGACCAGCGAGTATGTGCATATGGGTGGAGGAGACAAACATGGGGTTGA